The following proteins are encoded in a genomic region of Synechococcus sp. CBW1002:
- a CDS encoding AbrB family transcriptional regulator: MLTGSDLLAKVKELGDASKSDLVRGCGYVSTKKDGTERLNFTAFYEALLEAKGMSLGTGAGGGRGKAGRSLSYVAKVQFNGNLLVGKAYTAQLGLEPGDEFEIKLGRKQIKLIPLGAAEED, encoded by the coding sequence ATGCTGACCGGTTCTGATCTTCTGGCGAAAGTCAAGGAGCTGGGCGATGCCTCCAAGTCTGATCTGGTACGGGGTTGCGGCTATGTGAGCACCAAGAAGGACGGCACGGAGCGCCTGAACTTCACGGCCTTCTATGAGGCGCTGCTGGAGGCCAAGGGCATGAGCCTGGGCACCGGAGCGGGTGGCGGACGTGGTAAGGCAGGCCGCAGCCTGAGTTATGTGGCCAAGGTTCAGTTCAACGGCAATCTGCTGGTCGGCAAGGCCTACACCGCTCAGCTGGGCTTGGAACCCGGCGATGAGTTCGAGATCAAGCTGGGCCGCAAGCAGATCAAACTCATCCCCCTTGGCGCTGCAGAAGAGGATTGA